Proteins found in one Pocillopora verrucosa isolate sample1 chromosome 12, ASM3666991v2, whole genome shotgun sequence genomic segment:
- the LOC131799851 gene encoding PAT complex subunit Asterix, whose amino-acid sequence MPAASGSYSSTKEDPRRPNKIFRYKPVTIKPTDDPTAEYMNILGMIFSMCGLLMKLKWAAWAAVYCSFIMFSNSRSSEDTKQMFSSFLLSVSAVVMSYLQNPQPMASTW is encoded by the exons ATGCCGGCTGCCAGTGGTTCGTATTCTTCTACAAAAGAAGACCCCAGAAGGCCTAATAAGATCTTCCGTTACAAGCCAGTGACTATAAAACCTACAGATGATCCGACAGCAGAGTATATGAACATTCTAGGGATGATATTCAGTATGTGTGGGCTTCTGATGAAG CTCAAATGGGCTGCTTGGGCAGCTGTGTACTGTTCATTCATAATGTTTTCCAACTCACGCTCATCAGAAGATACCAAGCAGATGTTTAGCAGTTTCTT attaTCCGTATCAGCTGTTGTGATGTCATATCTTCAAAATCCTCAACCAATGGCTTCAACATGGTAG
- the LOC131799890 gene encoding uncharacterized protein, with amino-acid sequence MAYSASSRLLYFVFSAIAFVCLVDGEKCKTLEGKWYNQLGSEVYLEHDTNGILYGEYRTAVERRNGSAGVDHSIVLGSAPYNFPGAVFAFSVVWRTGISTTVWTGQCLVREDGQETLLTSWLLRSSVNTCIDKWKSTMIGRDTFTRYEQLSGPRKPDEGKTKVPTKIDKIIHNFGPDVKNQLCNLNGNWYNTLGSEMILKQRSDNVIEGEYRTAVERETGAAGNSHSKVFGIGQLGSSNSTFSFFVVWNNGSSVTGWVGQCHICGENKTEIIESTWLLRKRVEKVEDNWSSTWYSEDSFTHTETTPGPRKKDNTHTPDGSVDESPKTCDGCHPLFSFVLLGLSVLVSLLL; translated from the exons ATGGCCTATAGTGCCTCTTCTCGTTTACTTTACTTTGTATTTTCAGCTATTGCTTTTGTGTGCCTCGTAGATGGAGAGAAGTGTAAAACTCTCGAAGGCAAGTGGTACAATCAACTGGGCTCAGAAGTTTACCTAGAGCATGATACCAATGGTATCCTCTATGGGGAGTACAGAACTGCGGTTGAGAGACGCAATGGCTCTGCCGGAGTGGATCACTCTATTGTGTTAG GTTCTGCACCATATAACTTCCCTGGTGCAGTCTTTGCTTTTTCAGTTGTCTGGCGAACTGGCATCTCAACAACAGTGTGGACTGGTCAATGTTTAGTCCGTGAGGATGGCCAGGAGACTCTCCTCACATCATGGCTACTACGTTCCAGTGTCAATACCTGTATAGACAAGTGGAAATCAACTATGATTGGTCGTGACACATTCACCAGATATGAGCAGCTTTCTGGTCCTCGGAAACCTgatgaaggaaaaacaaaagtaccaacaaaaattgataaaataatcCATAATTTTGGCCCTGATGTCAAAAACCAATTGTGTAATTTGAATGGAAACTGGTATAACACCCTGGGCTCTGAGATGATTCTCAAACAGAGATCAGATAATGTAATTGAAGGGGAATATCGCACAGCTGTTGAGAGAGAAACAGGGGCAGCAGGTAACAGCCATTCTAAGGTGTTTGGAATTGGACAGCTTGGTAGCTCAAACAGcacattttccttctttgtggTATGGAACAATGGTAGTTCTGTCACTGGATGGGTGGGACAGTGCCACATTTgtggtgaaaataaaacagagatcATTGAAAGTACCTGGCTACTGAGGAAACGGGTGGAAAAGGTGGAAGACAACTGGAGTTCAACTTGGTACAGTGAAGATAGCTTTACTCACACTGAGACTACACCAGGACCTAGGAAAAAGGACAACACACATACACCAGACGGGAGTGTAGATGAATCTCCAAAGACTTGTGATGGGTGTCatcctctgttttcttttgtccttTTGGGCTTGAGTGTGCTAGTGTCTTTATTGTTGTAA
- the LOC131799859 gene encoding ubiquitin-protein ligase E3C, with protein sequence MFSFDGQYKSRRAVSLGGASKKEQRSSLIQRTQAERQKREDLRRKTASVIIIQSFLRGERVRHQQYELQRISFDKAVSSIPGSKDTLTADVIRNILRKLLFFHSDSKDTERLIWMCKFLLKNGNTVQKLQTSDHQIWLHNIKCLLLICSRSLETSIRDSKAFAIQLRMLEVFTSHNSYYNPNDPARSRKDAAMVTVYLVRNGYFRYLRVLLNAKVPSSLEPSTVPPTPMAAAIRDLVMNPLYFSSQSSSGEESAFTANDRHAVFSALISDILCPEMTEQIICFLLPSIADQSARFPFSHLLETLLTVLTKADESGGTNSKITPTPWLLYGVLAFVNTHLGSTSDLPVVKCYIQVLQMLLVQLPHPVSRMSDDEDDSDPEMEIDSSQSSLEDLKEKCLDILDSKDHVKTLESLLTRHKELAYEEEVIRALCNICHFLMSESRLPIHKTRLLYTLALSPAFVRELWTNVQSVTVFTNTGKEIPLLDLICRGTDLSTQEASAVTPLLSLLSSLLSSTLFSVHDNEFYGVEGQRSSFMPFSLKEIEHMSSVLCTVVIGIIEIIYPDASPAFTGQYLAAMKSVGAKSALMKKDEFYPKEKWIKLLKDVTCLVRQLHSRDSRRQFCPEGHWLSHRVNIDPAQMKIDGFLNEEGTVEGVLSSSTARNMAILQYIPFVVPFKDRVKLLQRIVAKNRLDSQGELHNFMMGPAIDVTVNRNYIYQDAFDQLTEDKAPNLRQKLRVRMINAQGLEEAGVDGGGIFREFLNQLLKAGFDPNIGFFKATHERLLYPKPEAAILERNYLKHYHFLGRMLGKALYENMLVELPFASFFLCKLLSKHGTDVDIHHLESLDPEMYRNLLFLKNYSGNVEELSLNFTVVNNDLGESQVVELKPGGRDIPVTTSNRISYIHLVADYRLNKQIHRHCVAFRAGLSDVINLDWLRMFDHNELQVLISGALVPVDLEDLKRNTNYSGGFTEDHPCMLSFWRVVGQFTDTQKRQLLKFVTSCSRPPLLGFKELHPPFCVHSAGPEDRLPSASTCMNLLKLPEYLDDETMKEKLLYAVESGAGFELS encoded by the exons atgttttcttttgatggaCAGTACAAAAGTAGGAGGGCTGTTTCACTCGGAGGTGCAAGTAAAAAG GAACAAAGATCCTCCTTAATTCAAAGAACTCAAGCAGAAAGACAGAAAAGAGAG GATCTGCGTCGCAAAACTGCAAGTGTTATCATAATTCAGTCTTTTCTCCGTGGAGAGAGGGTGAGACATCAACAG tatgAGCTTCAGAGAATTTCATTTGATAAGGCAGTCAGCTCAATACCAGGTTCCAAAGATACTCTAACAGCAGATGTCATTAGAAATATACTAAGAaagcttcttttctttcattctgaCTCCAAGGACACAGAGagactg atttggATGTGCAAGTTTCTGTTAAAGAATGGAAATACTGTGCAAAAGTTACAAACAAGTGATCATCAAATTTGGCTTCATAACATCAAATGCCTTCTCTTGATCTGTAGCAG ATCACTAGAGACATCAATCAGAGATTCTAAAGCTTTTGCTATTCAGCTGCGTATGTTGGAAGTTTTCACCTCCCATAATTCATACTATAATCCTAATGATCCTGCCAGAAGTAGAAAGGATGCCGCAATGGTGACAGTTTACCTTGTCAGAAATG GATATTTTAGATATTTGCGTGTTCTGCTGAATGCCAAAGTTCCATCCAGCTTAGAGCCATCTACTGTCCCCCCTACTCCAATGGCTGCTGCTATCAGAGACCTGGTGATGAACCCACTTTACTTCAGCAGCCAGTCCAGTAGTGGAGAAGAATCTGCATTTACTGCAAATGatag gCATGCAGTATTTTCAGCACTCATTTCTGACATTCTTTGTCCAGAAATGACAGAGCAAATCATCTGTTTTTTGCTACCATCAATAGCAGACCAATCTGCAAGATTCCCTTTTAGTCACTTGTTAGAGACCCTCCTGACAGTATTAACAAAGGCTGATGAATCAGGGGGGACCAACAGTAAGATCACCCCTACACCCTGGCTACTGTATGGAGTATTAGCATTTGTTAATACACATCTAG GATCAACTTCAGATTTGCCTGTAGTTAAATGCTATATTCAAGTTCTACAAATGTTGTTGGTACAGCTCCCTCATCCAG TTTCAAGAATGtcagatgatgaagatgacagTGATCCTGAAATGGAGATAGATTCTTCACAG TCATCTTTAGAAGacctgaaagaaaaatgcttgGATATCCTTGATTCTAAGGATCATGTAAAGACTTTGGAATCACTTTTAACAAG ACACAAAGAACTAGCTTATGAGGAAGAAGTTATCAGAGCACTTTGCAACATTTGTCATTTCTTGATGTCTGAGAGCAGACTACCAATACACAAGACTAG GCTTTTATACACTCTGGCACTGAGTCCGGCATTTGTAAGAGAACTCTGGACCAATGTACAGTCAGTCACAGTTTTTACCAATACAGG gAAAGAAATCCCCTTGTTAGATCTCATATGTCGTGGGACAGATCTTTCAACACAAGAAGCCAGTGCTGTTACTCCACTGTTATCTTTGTTGTCATCACTACTAAGCAGTactttgttttctgttcatGACAATGAATTTTATGGAGTAGAAG GTCAAAGAAGTTCATTCATGCCATTTTCTCTCAAAGAAATCGAGCACATGTCTTCAGTCTTGTGTACTGTTGTGATAGGAATAATCGAGATTATCTACCCAGACGCAAGCCCAGCTTTTACAGGGCAGTACCTTGCTGCTATGAAGAGTGTTGGAGCTAAGTCAGCCCTGATGAAAAAAGATGAGTTTTATCCCAAAGAAAAGTGGATCAAGCTTCTAAAG GACGTGACCTGCCTTGTTCGGCAGCTCCATTCAAGAGACTCCAGGAGACAGTTCTGTCCTGAAGGCCACTGGCTGTCACATAGAGTTAACATAGACCCAGCACAG ATGAAAATTGACGGTTTTCTCAATGAAGAAG gtACCGTAGAAGGAGTTCTATCTTCCAGCACAGCTAGGAACATGGCCATTCTTCAGTACATTCCGTTTGTTGTTCCTTTTAAAGACCGAGTTAAG TTGCTCCAGAGAATCGTCGCAAAAAATCGTTTGGATTCCCAGGGAGAGCTGCATAACTTTATGATGGGACCAGCGATAGATGTGACAGTGAACAGAAACTACATCTATCAAGATGCTTTTGATCAGCTGACCGAAGACAAAG CACcaaatttaagacaaaagcTTCGCGTTCGGATGATAAATGCTCAAGGACTGGAGGAAGCAGGAGTGGACGGGGGCGGAATTTTCAG GGAATTTTTAAATCAGTTGCTCAAAGCTGGATTTGATCCTAACATCGGTTTCTTCAAGGCAACACATGAGCGACTCCTTTATCCCAAACCAGAG GCTGCTATTTTAGAGAGGAATTATCTGAAACACTATCATTTTCTGGGACGAATGTTAGGAAAG gCGTTGTATGAGAACATGTTGGTAGAGCTACCATTCGCGAGCTTCTTTCTGTGTAAACTTCTCAGTAAGCACGGTACCGATGTAGATATACATCACTTGGAGTCCCTTGATCCAGAAATGTACAG aaacttGCTGTTTCTTAAAAATTACAGTGGAAATGTCGAAGAACTGTCACTAAATTTCACAGTGGTAAATAATGACCTTGGAGAAAGCCAG GTTGTGGAGTTAAAACCAGGTGGTCGAGATATTCCTGTCACCACCAGCAACAGAATCAGTTATATTCATCTTGTGGCCGACTACAGGCTGAACAAACAG ATTCATCGTCACTGTGTAGCATTCAGGGCAGGCCTGTCAGATGTCATCAACCTAGACTGGCTTAGGATGTTTGATCACAACGAACTACAG GTACTTATATCAGGTGCCTTAGTTCCAGTAGACCTGGAGGACcttaaaagaaacacaaactATTCAG GTGGCTTTACGGAAGACCATCCTTGTATGCTTTCATTTTGGCGAGTTGTCGGTCAGTTCACGGATACACAGAAGCGTCAGCTGTTAAAATTCGTAACGAGCTGCTCGCGTCCTCCACTCCTCGGTTTTAAG GAACTCCACCCTCCCTTCTGTGTGCACAGCGCGGGGCCTGAGGATAGACTCCCGTCAGCCAGTACATGTATGAACTTACTTAAGTTACCAGAGTATTTGGACGACGAAACCATGAAAGAGAAACTGTTATATGCTGTAGAATCAGGCGCAGGATTTGAGCTGAGCTAA